From one Humulus lupulus chromosome 8, drHumLupu1.1, whole genome shotgun sequence genomic stretch:
- the LOC133794031 gene encoding uncharacterized protein LOC133794031, with product MGSQITVHGNVLDDSVARVWLIDVLQEEAEIPIPFGNVRYVGDARDTFLPWPENLIVACQGPSSSNHKSLSRSPHLSSVGSHVVIPAEITQPEPSNWLTDNQWDKIDMSLKFIVKEYYSNKGIDGVVQVPVDPEFIGEREAIFITSEDVYQAASMDNIGSSAMLFGMRCIWESMHPNSRQLYKFFDTEHLSIGNDESKNYTVDLIAKWMMTMDRRGQIYFIPWIVDRHWMLVLVMMRGMTIILDPLKNHKSPPIITEVMEKAYAQCLENEYIGTFTKLVRGSCPKQPESHECGYYVLRYIYDLVNAPNPAEVIKKKWFDKKQFNVKEDLLPLQSDWLARLMPFVYEN from the exons atgggtagccaaattaccgtccatggaaatgtacttgatgattcagttgcgagggtttggcttatagatgtcttacaagaagaagctgagatccctattccctttggtaacgtacgatatgttggggacgcaCGAGACACATTCTTGCCTTGGCCTGAAAATTTAATTGTGGCttgtcag GGTCCATCTTCATCTAATCACAAATCCCTATCTCgaagcccacatttatcatcagttggatctcacgtagtcatccccgctgaaataactcaaccagaaccttcaaattggttaacagataaccaatgggacaaaattgatATGAGTCTAAAATTCATAGTGAAGGAGTATTATTCCAataaaggaatagatggggttgtacaagttcccgttgacccggagtttataggagaacgcgaggctatcttcatcacttcggaagacgtttatcaagcagcctccatggataatattggatcctcagctatgctgtttggtatgag atgcatttgggaaagcatgcacccaaattcacgacaattatataaattttttgacaccgaacatctttctattggcaatgatgaaagtaaaaactatacggtggatcttatagccaaatggatgatgactatggatagacgaggccaaatatatttcattccttggattgttga tcgacattggatgttggtgctcgtgatgatgcgggggatgaccataattttggaccctttaaaaaatcataaatctccaccaataattacggaggttatggaaaa agcatacgcacaatgtttggaaaatgaatacatcggcacatttacaaaattggtgagaggttcttgtccaaaacaacctgaaagtcatgaatgtggttattatgtactaagatacatttatgatcttgtaaatgcaccgaatccagcagaagttatcaagaagaaa tggtttgacaaaaagcaattcaatgtcaaagaggatctactaccactacaaagtgattggttagctagattaatgccatttgtttatgaaaactaa